In Paenibacillus sonchi, a single genomic region encodes these proteins:
- a CDS encoding YitT family protein, producing MLKLKQIGNYLAVIFGSAMIACGFNLFLIPHRLLSGGVSGLAMLVGYFTPFNISLLYLLFNVPLLVAGWFQLGRRFIVMSILSVGATTWLMALIPTTTVASDMLLASVFGGVLVGVGAGVSFRVGGSSGGFDILGSIITRYRDFPIGNVLVGMNALVILAAAYFDNNWNLALASMVSIYVSGRVVDLIHISHIKVTVYIVTTRTDELLKQLLVLQRGVTKIKTEGAYSHIERDMLMTVTTRYELAELKRIIKNSDPQAFVNIVETVGVMGSFRKR from the coding sequence TTGTTAAAACTAAAACAAATCGGCAATTACCTTGCGGTTATCTTCGGTTCAGCGATGATTGCATGCGGCTTCAATCTGTTTTTGATCCCTCACAGGCTGCTGAGCGGAGGAGTCTCAGGGCTCGCCATGCTTGTTGGTTACTTTACTCCGTTTAACATTAGTTTGCTCTACCTGCTGTTCAATGTGCCTTTGCTGGTTGCTGGCTGGTTTCAGCTGGGCCGGAGATTTATCGTTATGAGCATTCTGTCGGTAGGTGCAACTACCTGGCTGATGGCCCTCATTCCAACAACAACCGTAGCTTCGGACATGCTGCTGGCCTCGGTTTTTGGCGGAGTGCTTGTGGGTGTGGGCGCCGGTGTCTCTTTCCGGGTTGGCGGCTCTTCCGGAGGATTTGATATCCTGGGGTCCATCATCACACGATACCGCGATTTTCCAATAGGCAACGTCCTTGTGGGAATGAATGCCCTCGTCATCCTTGCCGCAGCCTATTTTGACAACAACTGGAATTTAGCTCTGGCTTCTATGGTTTCCATTTACGTCTCCGGCAGAGTAGTGGATCTCATTCACATCAGCCATATCAAAGTTACCGTATATATTGTAACAACCCGGACGGATGAACTGCTGAAACAGCTGCTGGTGCTTCAGCGCGGCGTTACAAAAATTAAAACCGAAGGCGCTTATTCTCATATCGAACGGGACATGCTAATGACAGTAACGACACGTTATGAGCTTGCTGAGCTCAAGCGGATTATCAAGAACAGTGATCCCCAGGCTTTTGTGAACATTGTAGAGACGGTCGGGGTTATGGGCTCCTTCCGCAAAAGATAG
- a CDS encoding DEAD/DEAH box helicase, with protein sequence MKTFAEFGLEPKVLQAITELGFEEATPIQEQAIPIALTGSDLIGQAQTGTGKTAAFGIPLISKIAREEEKILALVMTPTRELAIQVAEEIGKLTRFKGLRSLAIYGGQDIGRQIRGLKKRPQIIIGTPGRLLDHINRKTIRLDDVQTIVLDEADEMLDMGFMEDIQTILKLVPEERQTMLFSATMPPNIQRLAQQFLKNPQHVSVIPKQISAPLIDQAYIEVPERQKFEALSRLIDMESPDLAIVFGRTKRRVDELAEGLQKRGYSADGLHGDLSQNQRDAVMRKFRDGSIDVLVATDVAARGLDVSGVTHVINFDLPQDPESYVHRIGRTGRAGKEGTAWSFVTPREMDHLHLIERVTRHRITRKPLPTMAEAIEGKQRITAERLLAMVEGGGELNEYKGIAIQLLEQYDSVQLLTAAMKLLTGDTKDAQVELTPEDPIRVKRRGGKNDIRSGRKPNGGYGGNRTGSGSGGGYRGNRDNASGGSRGGYSSGYGSGSGGYGGGYKGNRDSGAGRDGGAGRSGDRKPYTRPSSTSTRPAKRDDYDI encoded by the coding sequence TTGAAAACATTCGCAGAATTCGGCCTGGAGCCAAAAGTGCTTCAAGCAATCACAGAGCTTGGATTTGAGGAAGCAACACCCATTCAGGAGCAGGCGATTCCGATTGCGTTGACCGGATCGGATCTTATCGGCCAGGCGCAGACCGGTACAGGTAAAACCGCTGCTTTCGGGATTCCCCTCATCTCCAAAATCGCCCGGGAAGAAGAGAAAATCCTTGCACTTGTCATGACGCCGACACGTGAGCTTGCGATTCAGGTAGCTGAGGAAATCGGCAAATTGACCCGCTTCAAAGGACTCCGCTCCCTGGCCATTTACGGCGGGCAGGATATCGGCCGCCAGATCCGCGGCCTGAAGAAGAGACCGCAGATCATCATCGGTACACCTGGACGGCTTCTGGACCACATTAACCGCAAAACCATCCGCCTCGATGATGTCCAGACCATTGTGCTGGACGAAGCTGACGAAATGCTGGATATGGGCTTCATGGAAGACATCCAGACGATTCTCAAGCTTGTACCGGAAGAACGCCAGACCATGCTGTTCTCAGCTACAATGCCTCCTAACATTCAACGTCTTGCCCAGCAGTTCCTGAAGAATCCGCAGCATGTTTCCGTAATCCCGAAACAAATCAGCGCACCTCTGATTGACCAGGCTTATATTGAGGTTCCTGAGCGCCAGAAGTTCGAAGCTCTGAGCCGCCTGATTGACATGGAATCCCCTGATTTGGCGATCGTATTCGGCCGCACCAAACGCCGGGTTGACGAGCTGGCTGAAGGATTGCAAAAACGCGGTTATTCCGCAGACGGGCTGCATGGCGACTTGTCCCAGAATCAGCGGGATGCCGTAATGCGCAAATTCCGTGACGGCAGCATAGATGTGCTTGTTGCTACAGACGTTGCAGCCCGCGGACTCGACGTTTCCGGTGTAACTCATGTTATCAACTTTGACCTGCCGCAGGATCCTGAGAGCTATGTACACCGTATCGGCCGTACAGGCCGTGCCGGCAAGGAAGGGACTGCCTGGTCTTTCGTGACCCCGCGCGAGATGGATCACCTGCATCTGATTGAACGTGTTACGCGTCACCGTATTACCCGCAAACCGCTGCCGACAATGGCTGAGGCTATCGAAGGCAAGCAGCGCATTACTGCTGAACGTTTGCTGGCAATGGTTGAAGGCGGCGGCGAGCTGAACGAATACAAAGGCATCGCCATTCAGCTTCTGGAGCAATATGATTCAGTTCAACTGCTGACAGCGGCTATGAAGCTGCTTACCGGCGACACCAAGGATGCCCAGGTTGAATTGACACCGGAAGATCCGATCCGTGTCAAACGCCGTGGCGGCAAGAATGACATCCGCAGCGGACGCAAGCCGAACGGCGGATATGGCGGCAACCGCACAGGTTCCGGAAGCGGCGGCGGATACCGTGGCAACCGTGATAATGCGAGCGGCGGCAGCCGTGGCGGTTACAGCAGTGGATACGGCAGCGGCAGCGGCGGATATGGCGGCGGCTACAAAGGCAACCGTGATTCCGGTGCAGGCCGTGATGGCGGTGCTGGACGCAGCGGGGACCGCAAACCCTACACACGTCCAAGCAGCACAAGCACACGTCCGGCTAAGCGCGATGATTACGATATCTAA
- a CDS encoding YjcZ family sporulation protein has protein sequence MSSPCCNPFTSTGTILVLFILLVIITRTFV, from the coding sequence ATGTCTTCACCTTGTTGTAATCCGTTTACTTCGACAGGCACGATTCTTGTCCTCTTCATTCTGCTTGTCATCATCACTCGCACTTTCGTCTAA
- a CDS encoding YesL family protein has translation MEFKGAMGGLYRITEWISRIAFSNILWALCSIPFLFIAVTKMIMLGSGAGGPNEQITLNWVLGILAPFTVFPATAALFTVVRKWVMGNTDVSTFRTFFQGYKENYLKSMLGGGIYTLLTVIMYVDVTVYMTQMANFKIVGILMLVLMIILFVSMFNFFSIVVHYQMTFKEVVTNSILLTIARPIRVFSTLIGAAVLVYIGLRYPVLYAICIPTLVSMLAFFNFYATYNKLQEQVEKKKQEEELAALEAAEKEADDDDDQSEDESDKDLKRI, from the coding sequence TTGGAGTTTAAGGGAGCAATGGGCGGTTTATACCGCATCACGGAGTGGATATCACGTATTGCCTTCAGCAATATTTTGTGGGCGCTATGTTCGATTCCGTTTCTGTTTATCGCAGTGACAAAAATGATCATGCTGGGTTCGGGAGCAGGGGGACCCAATGAACAGATCACACTCAACTGGGTACTTGGCATTTTGGCACCTTTCACTGTTTTTCCGGCAACGGCAGCGTTGTTTACCGTTGTGCGCAAATGGGTGATGGGCAATACGGATGTCAGCACATTCCGCACTTTTTTTCAGGGGTACAAAGAGAACTATTTGAAGAGCATGCTTGGAGGCGGTATCTATACCCTGCTGACTGTCATTATGTACGTGGATGTAACCGTATATATGACGCAGATGGCCAATTTTAAAATTGTGGGCATTCTAATGCTGGTGCTGATGATTATTTTGTTCGTCTCTATGTTTAATTTCTTCTCGATTGTGGTTCATTATCAAATGACCTTCAAGGAAGTGGTGACCAATTCGATTCTGCTGACCATCGCACGGCCGATTCGAGTGTTCTCGACACTTATTGGTGCAGCGGTTCTCGTCTATATAGGTCTGCGGTATCCGGTGCTTTATGCGATCTGTATTCCGACACTGGTTTCGATGCTGGCCTTCTTTAATTTCTATGCCACATACAACAAGCTTCAAGAGCAGGTGGAGAAGAAGAAACAAGAGGAAGAACTGGCTGCCTTGGAGGCTGCGGAGAAAGAAGCCGATGATGACGATGATCAGTCAGAAGATGAGAGCGATAAAGATCTCAAGCGCATCTAA
- a CDS encoding DUF1499 domain-containing protein has translation MSLKRTLVGLFRSHDGTSDRAKDPALKTRYYNLSRDKAWDEVSSTLKKIPGYKVLHEVESVGEITLEKRTGFGRTLDITVSVLNTSPVRCAVDIYSASRGSLGDLGANYRVIQRLYQSLDKKLGKYKVD, from the coding sequence TTGTCGTTGAAAAGAACCTTGGTCGGTTTATTTCGCAGTCATGACGGTACAAGCGACCGTGCAAAAGACCCTGCATTAAAGACGCGTTACTACAATCTTTCCAGAGACAAAGCGTGGGATGAAGTATCCTCGACGCTGAAGAAGATTCCTGGTTACAAAGTCCTGCATGAAGTGGAGTCCGTAGGGGAAATCACCTTGGAAAAAAGAACAGGCTTCGGCCGGACGCTGGACATTACCGTGTCCGTGTTGAACACTTCGCCGGTTCGCTGTGCGGTTGATATCTATTCCGCATCCAGAGGATCGCTCGGAGACCTGGGAGCCAATTACCGTGTTATTCAACGCTTATATCAGTCACTGGATAAGAAGCTCGGCAAATATAAAGTGGACTGA
- the tpx gene encoding thiol peroxidase has product MTQERTGAATFKGNPITLVGPELKAGDTAPGFVVSKNLLEDASLSDYAGKIKLISVVPSLDTGVCDAQTRRFNTEAAELGDDVVILTISMDLPFAQARWCGAAGIDRVITLSDHKDASFGLAYGVLIKEFRLDMRSIFVIDKNDTVAYVEYLAEMAEHPNYEAAVAAVKELL; this is encoded by the coding sequence ATGACGCAAGAAAGAACAGGTGCAGCCACTTTCAAGGGCAACCCCATTACTCTCGTAGGGCCAGAGCTGAAAGCCGGCGATACCGCGCCCGGTTTTGTGGTAAGCAAGAATCTTTTGGAAGACGCGTCCCTCAGCGATTATGCCGGTAAAATCAAGCTGATCAGCGTTGTGCCTTCTCTGGATACCGGTGTATGCGATGCGCAGACCCGCCGCTTCAATACAGAAGCTGCAGAACTTGGTGACGATGTGGTCATACTCACCATCAGTATGGACCTCCCTTTCGCCCAAGCCCGCTGGTGCGGCGCTGCCGGCATTGACCGGGTCATTACCCTGTCTGACCATAAAGACGCTTCTTTTGGACTGGCCTATGGGGTCCTGATCAAGGAATTCCGCCTCGATATGCGTTCCATCTTCGTTATCGACAAAAATGATACCGTTGCCTATGTAGAATATCTGGCTGAGATGGCTGAGCACCCGAACTATGAAGCTGCTGTAGCAGCTGTAAAAGAACTGCTGTAA